The following proteins come from a genomic window of Iamia sp. SCSIO 61187:
- a CDS encoding MCE family protein: protein MDRRLVINLVTFFAVATGIIGYGFLNLFGNPFLEPVTLVTRMPETAGLRPGFSVTLDGVVVGTVDRVELVEDGVDITIALDEGREVPGDAEARIVRASAIGEQRIDLSPTQGGTAPPYPDGSRVPAAEDAVPPNVEEVITTVQDLLRAIPTEDLNTVISETATALRGRADDIHSLVRSTEIITTELLRRDDDLRALFENAPPVLDDLTESGDDIRAAVENTRLVTAILADRRTDIVELLRDGSTLAELADPILLDTRADLHCLVGSLGTLVTQLDGATLADLDRGLQLSETFFGIIDDVAVQGHTEDVGHGGGTRDDQTWLRTQLLLPPPGPPGLAYDPKVATPTTRLGEACDSPFAGGTGAPRQQDPAPVEAGGRIVDASGRPVDGELAAPPADGVGEQDRTARTSNPPLIPIVALGVGGAVLLWIAGPRARRPRRTRT, encoded by the coding sequence ATGGACCGCCGACTCGTCATCAACCTCGTCACCTTCTTCGCCGTCGCCACCGGGATCATCGGCTACGGCTTCCTCAACCTGTTCGGCAACCCGTTCCTCGAGCCGGTGACGCTGGTGACCCGGATGCCCGAGACCGCCGGCCTCCGTCCCGGGTTCAGCGTGACCCTCGACGGCGTGGTCGTGGGCACCGTCGACCGGGTCGAGCTGGTCGAGGACGGCGTGGACATCACGATTGCCCTCGACGAGGGCCGGGAGGTCCCCGGCGACGCCGAGGCCCGCATCGTGCGGGCCAGCGCCATCGGGGAGCAGCGCATCGACCTGTCGCCCACCCAGGGGGGCACCGCCCCGCCGTACCCCGACGGGTCGCGGGTGCCGGCCGCCGAGGACGCCGTGCCACCGAACGTCGAGGAGGTCATCACCACGGTCCAGGACCTGCTCCGGGCCATCCCCACCGAGGACCTCAACACGGTGATCAGCGAGACCGCCACCGCCCTCCGCGGCCGGGCCGACGACATCCACTCGCTCGTCCGCTCCACCGAGATCATCACCACCGAGCTGCTCCGGCGCGACGACGACCTGCGAGCCCTGTTCGAGAACGCCCCGCCGGTGCTCGACGACCTGACCGAGTCCGGTGACGACATCCGTGCCGCCGTCGAGAACACCCGCCTGGTCACCGCCATCCTCGCCGACCGGCGCACCGACATCGTCGAGCTGCTCCGGGACGGGTCGACCCTGGCCGAGCTGGCCGACCCCATCCTCCTCGACACCCGGGCCGACCTCCACTGCCTGGTGGGGTCGTTGGGCACCCTGGTGACCCAGCTCGACGGCGCCACCCTGGCCGACCTCGACCGGGGGCTGCAGCTGTCCGAGACCTTCTTCGGGATCATCGACGACGTCGCCGTCCAGGGTCACACCGAGGACGTCGGCCACGGGGGCGGCACCCGCGACGACCAGACCTGGCTGCGCACCCAGCTCCTCCTGCCGCCGCCCGGGCCCCCCGGCCTCGCCTACGACCCCAAGGTGGCCACGCCGACGACCCGGCTGGGCGAGGCGTGCGACTCGCCCTTCGCCGGCGGGACCGGCGCCCCCCGCCAGCAGGACCCGGCCCCGGTCGAGGCCGGCGGCCGCATCGTGGATGCCAGCGGCCGGCCTGTCGACGGGGAGCTGGCCGCCCCGCCCGCCGACGGGGTGGGGGAGCAGGACCGCACGGCGCGCACGTCGAACCCACCGCTGATCCCCATCGTCGCCCTCGGCGTGGGCGGTGCGGTGCTCCTCTGGATCGCCGGCCCCCGCGCTCGCCGCCCCCGGAGGACCCGCACGTGA
- a CDS encoding DUF4193 family protein, producing the protein MADEEPTDDDVEIDPEELEDDDEVDIDADVIEDDDDPLVVDADVVGDDAELVDDDDDDDDDEPVTGKAKPAGDDDDDDDEPDPDDVEEDLDTILKDRIAATDDDEDDDEDAPVVEATPAETGGRVQPKRPGEFTCQSCFLVKPPSQLADADLQYCLDCV; encoded by the coding sequence ATGGCAGACGAAGAACCGACCGACGACGACGTCGAGATCGACCCCGAGGAGCTCGAGGACGACGACGAGGTCGACATCGACGCCGATGTCATCGAGGACGACGACGACCCCCTGGTCGTCGACGCCGATGTCGTCGGGGACGATGCCGAGCTGGTCGACGACGACGATGACGACGACGACGACGAGCCCGTCACCGGGAAGGCCAAGCCGGCCGGCGACGACGATGACGACGACGACGAGCCCGACCCCGACGACGTCGAGGAGGACCTCGACACCATCCTCAAGGACCGCATCGCCGCCACCGACGACGACGAGGACGACGACGAGGACGCACCGGTGGTCGAGGCCACGCCGGCCGAGACCGGCGGCCGGGTCCAGCCCAAGCGCCCGGGCGAGTTCACCTGCCAGTCCTGCTTCCTCGTGAAGCCCCCCAGCCAGCTCGCCGACGCCGACCTCCAGTACTGCCTGGACTGCGTGTGA
- a CDS encoding GNAT family N-acetyltransferase, protein MEEVRVATEADLDELVRLAVLARDELGVERGGLMWQLLHGRPEPLPATFAADLAEAASDSGVVLLGLFAGVPAGYAHAHREQLGDGTAIAVVSDVYVEAGFRAVGLGGALMEELMAWATAHGCRGIDALVLPGMRNSKNYFERFGLTARAILVHKDLGGAP, encoded by the coding sequence GTGGAAGAGGTCCGGGTCGCCACCGAGGCCGACCTCGATGAGCTGGTCCGTCTGGCCGTCCTCGCGCGCGACGAGCTGGGGGTGGAGCGGGGCGGGCTCATGTGGCAGCTCCTGCACGGCCGGCCCGAGCCCCTCCCGGCGACCTTCGCCGCCGACCTGGCCGAGGCGGCCAGCGACAGCGGGGTCGTCCTCCTCGGGCTGTTCGCCGGGGTGCCGGCTGGCTACGCCCACGCCCACCGCGAGCAGCTGGGGGACGGGACCGCCATCGCCGTCGTCAGCGACGTCTACGTCGAGGCCGGGTTCCGGGCCGTCGGCCTCGGCGGGGCGCTCATGGAGGAGCTGATGGCGTGGGCCACGGCCCACGGCTGCCGGGGCATCGACGCCCTCGTGCTGCCGGGCATGCGCAACAGCAAGAACTACTTCGAGCGCTTCGGGCTCACCGCCCGGGCGATCCTGGTGCACAAGGACCTGGGCGGGGCCCCGTGA